TGGGCATCCACCACCTGAGGAATCACGAGCAGCTGTAAGGGGTATGCCGACTGTGGATGAGGAAATCGATCTGGGACGAGACGACCCCTCGCCTATAGAGTGAATCGTCTCAACTCAGAGGAGGGATGATCAAATATATGGACTCACCGCATCAGACACAGAAGATGATGAGGAGGCGCTAATCCTGCATGCCCAGAGACGAAACACCATACGATAAGTTGAGTATCAAGAAGCACTCGGACGAGAGCAAGAACGACTTATGCCAGTATAGTTAGTacgagaaacaactatcggaGTCGATCCAGTAGCATCGACCCAGATACCCCCTACAGTACCGCATCCCCTACCAATGATGACGGCGCCACCCCCTGCTCATTTAGGCCATCCAAATGGTCACTCTAGCCATGATAGTACGGATCCAATGCTACTCGCAATTCTAGAAATTCAAATAAGGCAAGAAGCTACTTTAAGGGATCTTCAGCAGAGGAACCTAGCTTTAGAGTTTGAGAACTATCAGCTATGGAACTTGAGGTCGAGGTCGAGAGGGTCTTCCAGCCGAGGGGCATCGGGTCACCAAGGCCGAGTCGGGCGAGTACCACCAATGACAGGACCGAGCAATTTCGGCCGATCAGGACAACCCCCGACACCACCTATCTGAGGGAACGGTCCACCCGAGGATTCATCAACAGAAGACGAAGGGCGCGAGAAGAATCATCAACAGAGAGACACAAGGGCCGACAATGCAACTGAAGCCAAGCCAAGGGAGTTAGAAGAAAAGATAAGGAAGTTGTCAGGAAGCGGCGAAGAAGATAAGCTAGCCGAGGTCATAAGCGAGGCCGAGAGTACCCCTTTCACCCAAGAGCTAGAACTAAGGGCCTTCCCGCCCAAGTGCACGCTCCCCACATTTCCATCTAGGTTCAACGGTACGGGAGACGCAGTCgagcatttgaagatgtacacTATGTCCCTAATCCATTGGAAGaaccatgaggtggtaatgtgTAAATTCTTCCTGGCAAGCCTGAAGGGTGAGGCAAGGAAGTGGTTCTACAATCTCCTACCAGGAACAGTCGAAAGTTATGAGACTCTAGTCGAAGACTTCCTCGAAACTTATATGCACAACAGCAGACCTCAGCCCAGGGTCAACAGGTTATTCACCTTGGCCGGACGCCTTAGAGAGCCACTCAGGTAGTTTACCGATCGATGGAGAAACTTGTGCACAGAAATTGGGAACGTACCGTCGACCAGCAGATATTCGGGTTCGAAAACGCATTAGGGAGGTCGGACCCCATCTGGATAGCCATGTTTACTGAAAAACCACAGAcattgaaagaaatgaggaaaatgcaagagCATTTCATCGCCCAAGAAGAAATTCAGGAGGAATCAAGCGATAGGGGAGTGCAAGAGGCTAGTGCGGCGTCCGAGTCGACATCGGACGATGTTCAACGTCGGCCCGAGAAGAGACCGAGCCCACATACGCAACGAAATGGGAAGAAGGAATGGGTAGCTAAAGGAAAGAGGCCGAGGCACGAGGCGAGAACATACACCCCTTTGAAtgctccactagaagaaatcttcaaagaggtcGAGAAAATAagtgacatcatatacccagcTTCAAGAGGGATACAGTTCGAGGAGACCAAGGATCACCCAGAGTATTGCCATTATCATCAATATCGAGACCACTTTATAATTAACTGCCAAGAAGTAAAAGACATTGTGCAACATCTTATTCGGGACGGTTACCTGAGACAGTTCGTCCGACACCCAGCCCAGACGACCACAGCGCCTGATGTACCCGTCCACCAGGTCAGAATCGACAGATCCACGCAGTTTGTCAATACGATTTCGCATTCGGCCACTCAAGCGTACAATCTGAATCCTGGAATCATGTCTAGAATCCACAAGAGGGATCATACTGGGAAGGAAATTTTCAGTGTAGCAAAAGCTTTGCCGATGGAAACCCGGATGCTGCGACCCATCTTTTTCTTGGCTCAGGATGTCCCGATAAACGACCAAGCTCACAGTGATCACTTGGTTATCACCTTGCTGGTTGAGGAATGGGAGGTAAGAAGGATACTAGTGGATAGTGGGAGCTTAGTCGCAGTACTCTTCTACGACGCGTTCAAGAGGATGGAGTTGTCAGATGATATACTCGTCCCATCGACATATCGTATCTACGGTTTTAATGGGACCGTGACCATCCCAAAGGGCGAAGTAACCCTAAGGGTATCGAATGGAGGTGGTTACCTAGATACGTTAACTACATTCTGTGTGGTCGATGTCGCCTCGCCCTATGAAGCTATTATCAGGAGACCGTGGATCgcgggaatcaaaggagtggcatcgTCTTATCATCAGAGGCTACGATTCCCAACGTACAAGGGGATAGTTGAGGTTGTAGGAGATTCACAGGCATCCCGACAGTGCATGCAGGTCGATGCCCAAATAAATGAGGAGCGGCGAGCACGACAAAGGAGAGAGAAGAACAAGGATAAGGAATCCAAAGCGGCAGAGGACTTGGAAAAAGTTATTTCGCAGGCGGTCATGGCATACGAAACACAAGGAAGCGAACCTTCATAGCAATTAAAGGAGACGACACCAAtgaaggaaacaaaaccaaacttcTCGGCCGTAGAACCTACTCGGGAGATTAATTTGGGAACTGTAGAAGAACCAAGGATAGTGAGGATGGGGTCGTTACTATCAGACGAGCAAACAAACCATCTCGTGGCGGTGTTAAAGGAGAACATGGACGCGTTCGCATGGGGCGTGCACGATATGGAGGGCATAGACCCGAAGGTATGCTGCCACCATTTAAAGATCGACACAAGCTTCAAACCGgtccgacaaaagatgaggcgaGTCGCGCCAGAATTACAGACGGCCGTCGAGAAGGAGCTAAAGAACTTACAGGAATCGGGAATAATTAGGAAATCGCACTACCCacagtggatatctaacatggtcgtggtaccaaagaGAAACGGAGGAGTTAGAATCTGCATCGACTTCAGCGACCTGAACAAAGCTTGTCCGAAGGACAGTTTCCCTCTCCCAAgtatcgatcaactggtggaatctatagtggggtacgaggcactaacgttgatggaacgcggggtataaccagatcccGCTGGCTCCCAAGGATCAATAACACACCTCCTTCTTCACACCAAGGGGCCTATACTGCTACACCAATATGCCGTTTGGGCTGAATAATGCAGGCTCCACATATCAAAGGTTGGTGGGCGACATGTTTGAAGACCAGATCCACAACACCATCGAGGTTTATGTcgacgatatgctagtaaaaagtTGCCTAGCCAAGAATCACATTCGAGACCTGTGGGAAATTTTCTGGacgatgagagaatataaaatgGAAGTTAACCCGACCAAATGTGATTTTTGGGTCACATCGGGCAATTTTTTGAgatatatcatcactccaaagGGGATAGAATCAGATCCCGAAAAAGTCAGAGCCATCCTCGAGATGCCGTCACCAGCCACAATAAAAGACGTACAAAAGCTGAACGGAAGTATAGCAGCATTAGGGCGATTCATATCTCGGTCGTCCGATAAATGCAAGGATTTCTTTAGCACtcttaaaaagggagagaaattcaaatggacggacgcttgtgaggaggcgtttcagaatattaagctacatcttgcaagtcttccagtattacaaagacccgagccaTCGGAGGTCCTCACATTATACCTCGGATCAACTTCATATGCTATCAGTGTAGTCTTAGTTCGAAATGAAGGGAGCGAGGAAAATCGTGTTTACTTCATCAGCGAAACATTAAGTCCGAccgagaaaaattatacaaggatgGAACAGATGATTCTAGCGCTAGATTTCGCCACCCTGAAGCTAAGGACGTATTTCCAATCCCATCAGATCCGCGTTCTCAGAAAATCACCTATTGAGGCGGTACTGGACAATGCAGGCCGATCCGGAAGGATCTCCAAATGGGGGCGCAAATTAAACAGTTCAATGTTTTCTTCGAAATGAGGACAGCAGTGAAGGCAAAAGTAGTGGCAGATTTTCCACTAAGCGACGAAGATGAAGTCGAGGACATACCCTGGatggaagaagatcgagaagaccCGGCCGGCTTACTCGAAGCAAGTAGCCCATCACgttgggaagtattcgtcgatggAGCGTTGAAAAAAGATGGATCGGTACTCGGGATAGTCTTTACCACACCAAAGGGAAGAAAAATGGTCCATTCGTTTAGATTGGAATTTAAGGCGacaaacaacgtcaccgagtaCGAATCTGCGATTCACGTCCTGAGATTAATCGTCGAGAAGGGCCTACAAGATTTAAGACTAACTAGCGACTCGCAGTTGGTGATCCGACAAAGCACATGCAAATACGCCATCCACGACCCGATTTTGCAGAAGTactgggagctcgcccaattctatatcgacCAGATCCCCAGTCTCAAATTTcgccacatatgcagaaaagataATCGACACTCGGACGCATTGGAATATATTGCATCCCAGCTCACAGACCCAAGTGTGGAGGGTATTCGTGTCATGATACTCCTCGCCCCATCTATACCAGAGACACCCGAGGTGCACGTCGACGTGGCTATCAATACGACCGACTGATATCCGGACGAAGATTGGAGAAAGCCGATTCATTCATACTTGGAGACAGGCGAGTTACCCAAGGggcgacccgagatcaacaaagtGAAAAGAAAATCGGCCGCTTACGAGCTAAGAGATGGAATACTATACAGGAAATCATACCTGGGACCACTCTTAAGATGCTTAAGTAAGGAACAAGGCCAGACAATCTTGAATGAACTACACTATGGAGCAGCCGGAAATCACAGCTCGGGACGAAGTCTGTCAGCGAGAGCGAAAACGATGGGATACTTCTGGACGTATATGAACGATGATGCAAAACAAATGGCGCAAgcttgcgaagaatgccagcggtttggtaagaagatacatgcacactCAATAACTCTAAACTCGGTAGTAATCCCCTGGCCCTTCGcaaagtgggggatcgatatcgtgggaccattacatgtgggatcggggcagataaaatacttaatagtagcgacggattacttcactaaatgggtggaggcggtACCACTGAGACATATCTGTGACAAGGACGTCTTCAGGTTTATTTgggagcacatcatatgtcgtttcggagtaccggcggccatcgtctcggataatggaaaacagctccagggagaaaacatcgaccttctatttaacacctacaacatcagaaaaagcaaggctacccccatataccctcaaagtaatgggaaggacgagatcacaaacaaaactatcgcgggaaatatgaagaaaaaattagatggaGAATATGGTGATTGGTGCGAAGAActctacaatgttttatgggcctatcgaaccactcgaagggaagcaacggggctatcacctttcatgctgacctatggaaccgaagcgatactacctactgaagcaatgatacccaccacaagaactgaatcctggaggcgaaacatatcggcagatctaatattgtccaagctcgatgacttggaggaaacaagggagatggcgttgcaaaaaatggagaattaccaaaggagactacaacgagaatacaacaaacgagttcgaccaagagCGTTTCAACCGGGGTagttagtgttgaaatatctagtcgattgggaacgtgacaaaaaagggcggtaaactagcggcaaggtcgggaggaccatacacaatcgtgtctaaagatggcgagggagcttatcgattactcaaaccAGACGGCAAACCCGAGTTAAAACCGTGGAACGCTCAACATATGAAACTCTATTACTCACGAGGGGTTTGAGGTAAAcaggtaaacatacttgtcattcatttctttaaaaccgctaggggtaggaaatatgacatgagtgaccaatggtcattcgtactcggggcaaggccagtgaggaagtgccgaggtgacttatactcgaatggtcattcacactcggggcaaagccagtgaggaagtgccgaggtgacttacactcgaatggtcattcttACTCATGGCAAAGCCAGTGTGGAAGTGtcgaggtgacttacagtcgattggctattcgatactcggggcagtggcagtgtgcaagtgccgaggtagcctaagggtactggtggttggaagacaaataccaaaggttgttaagatacgatttcttctcagttaggtaacctacttacatctgaaaggttatCCCCATTGCAGGTGGTcgtgaccacttgcccgagttggttggtcgataaccactcgggattatCGGGCCAAGAACTAGGACAACTAAaacccttccactgaatctaaaagatagtgatgagatacctcggctgggacatggtatcgggcccgatgaccctccttgttgagtgtgttcgacagaaaaggAACTAATACTAATGCATGTTACATCAAATGCAGATATGGAGCACAAACAACAAGATAGCAACCATAAAATTAAACAGCGTCAACACAATGATAAAGGAGGAaattttcaaggaaaataaaaaagaaaaaagaaaaacaagcttggcgacgcagcaccccattcaaagaagtttttcaaagaagcatgggtcaaatgttcaaacgaattacaacccgCGAAAAAGGGCAAATTAGTGGTGCAGCACTACAAAAGACATGATCAACTCCTGGGTGGAACAACTCCGCCTCCCCCCTTTCTCTGAGCAACCTCACGGTGCTTTAGCGTGATGTACTCGTTCACACCGGCCTTGATTTCCTCAGCAAGCTCGCTCTGATGAGCATTTCTCTCGTCCAAAATCTGCTGAGAAAGATGCTCGGACCTCGCCTCGGCAGCATGGAGCTTAACCTTCACCTCACCTTCGGCCTTCTTCCACTGCTCCACCTCTTGCCCGAGATTTTTCACATCTCGCTCCAGATCCTTGACACGACCCTGCTCGGCTGCAACAAAACATCATAAGCATATTAAACACGGAACATAGCAGAATACGGAGTAAAAACAACAAACTAACTAGGTCTTAAGGTCGCCCCAACATGCACTCCAGAGACCTGACAGAATTGGCAATACAGATTCTAACGACTCCACGGACTTGACCAACTCGTCCTCGGCCTTAAAAAGCTTCAAGGTTAACTCATTATATTATTGTTCATTGAACTCGTTCGAAGGGCAATATTTCTTGTGATTACTCCACTCGGACCTCTGACGGTTATAGGACAGTTGTAGCATCTATAAATGGGTTTGGGTCCACTCTAGGTCACTAGACAGCTTATCGAAACCCTTggtcctttcaagaagatctcggttggactgctcggccacaactttttccctcaaaattcgtcgccgatcttcatgaagatatcgattttgaagcctaagggaaccattttgactctccagattatcgtctagtaacgttttatcacgagcaagtctttgaaagatgccCAAGCGGTCCCGTAAGTTATCTATCTCTTCGGGGACATACTCAAACAAGCGATATCTGTCCAATTCCTCTTGAAGTTGCTGGATCTCGGCCTCCTGTcggtctatcttcccatccttattgaaaattcgttgtcgaagattctccacaagatctttctcgatatcccactttctcttcataagcttatactccgaagaagcgtctagatctatactagatatttcggctagaagaataataattgactcaggacattggtacgaagaactcaatcaacacaactatTGCAAACTATATACCTTGCGCATCAGCGAGTTTGATCTCCAGCTCACAAGATCGTTCCTTCTCCTGCTGAAGAGCAGCCTCCAACTTCCTAATCTCCTGTCGACGAAGAGCAGCCTCCAACCTCGACCAATCCAACGCCTACAAATTCCATCCCAAGACGAGATTAGTGGGGCCCGATAACATCCAAAGGAAAAGTGCAAACAAATCACTTACCAAATTATCAAAGACTGGCGCGATATCACGATACAGGGACACGGCAGCAATCATCTGCTCATCAGTATAGGAACCGAACTTCTCAGAGTGCAAGGACGTCTGAACACCCGAGGGAGACCCAACATCCTTCTGGGGAAACTTTTGGAGTGATGTTTGGGTCGTCCCCTGATCACCAGACTGCACGACAGGAGTCACAACAGCAGTCTCCACATAAACCTCCGCTTCCTTCTGGCCACCAGCATCCTCATCAAACAACTTATTGTCCCCGAatatatcgtcctcatcatcttgatcggggaTATCGATCACAACGTCCGAGATTTTCAACACCACTCCCTTTGCCGACACCTTCCCCCGAGGAGGATTACGCCTTGGAACCAAACTTTCACTACCACGAGTATCGGACCctccatcatcttcatcctcgcgcCTAGGGAATTTCTACACAAGGTTCAGCGTCAGAACACGTGAAGGAAAAAAACAGGtgcaagtacatgtacttagaataaaagctatatgtttgttaccttcccctgaTCCTCCTCGACCCTTGTGTCAGCACTCCTCTTCTTGGAAACAAAAGCCGATTTGGTAGACTCGCCCTGAGGCTTAACCTACGAAAAGAAAGTAATCAGTACCCCAAGCCGATACGGCAGGaatcaaagaaagtggaaagaaattAACATACCCTATCATCGTTAATCACCCAGAATGGATAAGGCTCTGCAGGAAATTGAGGAGGAGGAaagctaccatgcaaaatttggcCGCGAACAAGAAGTGGAACTCGGTCCCAGTATGGGTCATTGGTGTGGCGAGCACGCTTGTTGGAACCTTTACGAAGGGGATCAGCATCTAGCATTAGTCTGTCAACACCCTCGGGCATAGATTTCTGACGGTGAGAGCTAGCAGCAAAACCAGCAAGGTCGCCATTGGTAGCTGTCCCGCTCCAGTAGTTCacgataaaattggcaaaagtgtAATCGGGAGCGTCTCCAGGCTTATAGGTCGACCAATCGGCCGTAGATCCATGACCCTCGCCTCGGTCTCTCCACTGATTCATCAGACGGAAAGTGTTGTCATTCCACTGAGTCAAGGCCCGATACGGACGAAGCTGCGACAATACCTCATAGTAGAAAGGGCTGGCAGGGTTGTATAGAGGAAAGCGAAGGCCAAGTTCTAACTGCCCACGAGTGACGATGACCGCCTCGGACGACTGCTCATGCTTATCGACATCATTCTTCTTCAACACACCCGTTTGGCTCGAGACTAGGTTTACTTCGTAGTTTTGAAGACcgaattcttccttcaactgttcaataaactcatcatcagacaagtctTCGGAGACTCTCTTATCAGCCCtacatgaaaaagagggagaatcatCAGGAAAAAGGGAATTTATAGCACGATAATCGTGATGGGAAGGCCTCTCAAGCCAAATTAAGGAATCAAGAGAAACAACATCGCTCtcggagaaggtatcactcacGCACCTTTTTTCAGTCATTGACGGAGAAGAAGTAGCCATGGCAGAGAGCAAACGGAGAAATATGAACTCTGATGAAGAGAGAAGTAAAAAGAGGAACCAACCACGACTGTCGCAAACCTCACCAACGGAAACAGCGAAGATGAAAACTGAGAAGATAAGAAGGTCACCGGAGTTAATGGCGTCGGCAAGgaaggaaggtgaagaagaagaaagaacaacgCTTGGTTTCTCTGAAAATGGCGAATAGAGGAAAGAGAACATAAAGGGAGATATTTATAGGATAAACTGTCTTGACCGGCAGCAGCGGTTACAAGTCATAAAGGGATGTTTATTGGGGAACTACATGGAGGAATTCTCGGCATGCTCAAGGACGTGGGAAGATGGAacgattttctttccctcgtgccaagcaaacgagcgaaagaaggggcataaatgtagatgtagataatccacagggctaggtggcaagatcctaagctatgatacactaaagaaaaaagagaggcgaagcacaggatagaaccgaacggcgcaaagagcgaggtatcacgtgggtcggacgtgatggcccaacagttgtcggatgtgacgtgacATGTATCTCCTGACAGGTCGGCAAAtgatcagaaagcactcggtcagacgaaggaagatggtcaaacaaaggaacaataagaaagaagggcgacatcgtgttaaccagacgatCAAGACTCgacctcgggtgaagaactatcaaaaaccaagactctatcggtcaaaccagaaagtcgggcgagcagtgCAAGTTCGATAGGGAACAActaaaattgatgtaatgtgaccaacattgtaattttgttgtatgtcgaccttggcctataaatacaagggctggtcgagagagagagggaggttgaaagagagagaaacGAGACACTACATTCgagagtttgagagttacaccatttgagaaggagagaacaccttgtaatcaaagaaaagaaataataacattcatcctttcaccccgtggatgtagaaaatcataccgaaccacgtatatctttgtgtctatgtttgttgtgcatctttacttagttttaattcatcttttataccattggatgtagtgtgtggttttatgccactacaatcatcaacaacaattcaaaatcaatcatcatcaataACCCTTCCATCAgtcaaacctaaaaaagaaaaacaaactcaattctcTAATTCTAATTAACGACCCAAAATCAATATATTGCAAATGAGATCGAAGTTTGTTATTTTTTCTCAATAAAGGTCGAAAAAAATTGATTccagaaccagttacggttggcttTTTGGTTTTCAGAAACCAATCGTAACTCGTTACAGTTGGAATTAGTGAGTTACGGCTGGTTTCGAAAAACCAAAAATATGAGTTGCGGTTGGTTTTTTGGTTTTCAAAAGCCAACCGTAACTCGTTACAGTTGGATTTTAGTGAGTTACGGTTGGATTTAATGAGTTGCGGTTGgtttcaacaaaaacaaaaacatgaattaCAGTTGGTTTCAGTGAGTTACGATTGGCTTTACTGAGCTGCGGTTGGCTTTGAAAAAAAATCGTAACTTTTTTTTACGATTGGGCTCGTCAAACTAAATTTTCAGCCGTAACTATATAAGGATTGATTAGTCATtactaaaaaaaattgataagagGCTTTTGAAATTATCATCTAATAACAAATTTTGTCTTATTATAACAACCCGTCTAATGGATTTCACAGCCCCTGTAATAAGCAGGGCTTAATTGGGGGCCCCAAGAAATAATTAGGGGCCTCAAAAAATTTATTCCCacccaaaaaaaaatctatttccaccccaaaatatagtgaaaatactgttttacccTTCACTAAACCTAAAACTTAAAATTCTATTAACGCTTAACTCTAAACCCCAactcattttcatttttaaacctataaaaaaaatcaGTCCCCTCCTCCCCTCCCTCTCGACTCTCAATCACAACTGAAAAATAAGAGTCGTCTACCTCATAGTTGtataccctaacgatttttcatatgcaTGTTATTTATATGAAAAATCGTTGATGTCTAGAATGTAGGAGATAACGACCATTTTTCTGGGTTTTGACGACCCCTTTttatacactaacgactcttGATGACCAAAAACATATCTCTGTCCAAAAGATGGAAGGATCGTCATTGTTTATTGGAGAATCGTCATGATATTGAAGTGTTTCAAAAACGACCCACAAAACGACACTCATAATTCTTCATTGTTTCTTGACGAttctaaacagtcgttaatgcttataaaagagtcgttatcCTCTTCTAAGATTCGAAGATACATTAGAGGGTCGTCAACGACCCTCATGAGTCGTATTTGTTGATTGACGACCCTAAACAGTCGTTAATACTTATAAAAGTCGTTATCTTTTTCTAATGTATTTCCACCATTAATGGCTCTTCAaagaagataacgactcttttgTAATCATTAACGACTGTTCAGCGTCGTCAAGCAATAATGACGAATTATAAGGGTCGTTTTTAAAACTTTAACGACTGTTAAGAGTCGTTATTGAAATACTTCACTATCCTAACGACTTTTCATGCGGATCCGggcaaaaaaaatatgaaaaatcgcaaacaaaattttgaaaaaaaaaggctaaaatcaaattaagtgagattaacactaattaaataaaattatcacTATTAAATAAAGATAGATtagtattttttaaaaaattggaTAAGAGATGACTCAAATTAGATTTTAATGATTTCTTTTGTCTTATAGTGTGAGGCTCCTAATTATTTTTCGGGACCCAATTAAGCTTTGATAATAAGATGTCAAAACACTCGTATGTTTCATTCACAGTGTTTTTGAATATTTGAGGCGCCTAAAACGTACGCTTTTTATGCTGCTGGTACCCAAACGGCTGGTGTTAGTGCATTTTTGAACTTAGTCTATTTTGACACGTAGCTACCTGGAGGGCCGAGGAAACATCGGGAGGGCTAAGTAGGAAAGAGTAAAAACTCCAAAGTCCAGGGACCCGGCCGGACCCATTCCCCAGTCGAACAAAGAACCCCGACTATCGTACTACGACTGCTTGTGAGAGAGAAGGAAGCTGCTTCCATTGAGCGAGGTTTCTTCGGATTCCTTCACATTCACAGAGTTACTACGACTGATTGTGAGAGAGAAGGAAGCTGCTTCCATTGAGCGAGGTTTCTTCAGATTCCTTCACATTCACAGAGTGTAAGTTACAGAGAGAAGTCAGGTCAAGATGTCTAAAGGTTCTAAGAAGAGAAGAGCAG
This DNA window, taken from Papaver somniferum cultivar HN1 chromosome 3, ASM357369v1, whole genome shotgun sequence, encodes the following:
- the LOC113359456 gene encoding uncharacterized protein LOC113359456, translating into MEKLVHRNWERTVDQQIFGFENALGRSDPIWIAMFTEKPQTLKEMRKMQEHFIAQEEIQEESSDRGVQEASAASESTSDDVQRRPEKRPSPHTQRNGKKEWVAKGKRPRHEARTYTPLNAPLEEIFKEVEKISDIIYPASRGIQFEETKDHPEYCHYHQYRDHFIINCQEVKDIVQHLIRDGYLRQFVRHPAQTTTAPDVPVHQVRIDRSTQFVNTISHSATQAYNLNPGIMSRIHKRDHTGKEIFSVAKALPMETRMLRPIFFLAQDVPINDQAHSDHLVITLLVEEWEVRRILVDSGSLVAVLFYDAFKRMELSDDILVPSTYRIYGFNGTVTIPKGEVTLRVSNGGGYLDTLTTFCVVDVASPYEAIIRRPWIAGIKGVASSYHQRLRFPTYKGIVEVVGDSQASRQCMQVDAQINEERRARQRREKNKDKESKAAEDLEKVISQAVMAYETQGSEPS